CTTCATTAGTGATTCTGTCTATTAGTTTGCTGATCCCTCCGCTTAATATGAGTGCGCTAATGTTAAGTTTCTTAATCTTCTTTCTATAATTGTGTAAACAATAATTGACAACAACAAGATTGCCACAAATATTTTGAAGATGATTGATTTTGATTTTTTGATAATTGATTTCCAAAATTCAGCATCCCTTTGGAATTTTCAGCGCAAATAAATTTTAGATTGCTCCCGTGCTGTTACCGAATTGCTGAAGTAATAAATGGTATTCAGGCACAACTTTAGTTTTAATTCTCCCGCCTTCTTAACGGGGTAAATTAATTTAAAGAACTGAATCGAACGATTGAAATACTAATCATTAATCTCTGCTTCCACAAGTTTTGCTAACAGTATTAACGAATCTTGCCAGCCGAGATAGCAAGCTTCTACAGGAATTGAATCCGGTATCCCTTCTTGAACTATATTTATTTCGGTTCCGCAAAATACTTTCTTCAATGAAACTGTTGTCTTCATTGTACCGGGTAAATTCGGATCGTCAAATTCGTCCGTCATTGCTAAAAGTTCATTTGGAACGAGGTCAATATATTTTCCGCCGAATGAATCACTTTTACCCGTACTGAAATTGGTGAAGGACATTTTATAAGTTCCTCCAATTTTAGCATCAAGATGATGGACGTTACAAGTAAATCCGTTTGGCGGAAACCATTTGCACACTGCTTCGGCATCCAAGAATGCACGATAAACTTTTTCAGGGGCCGCACGTAGTACACGATGAAGTGAAACTTTATTTGTTGACATGATATAAATGTCCTTTCTGCTTTTATTTGTAGTTGTTCTTTAGAAAATACAAATGCATTTTAATAATATTTTTTTAATAACGCCATATTGGGCAGTGTACTCTTCCGACCGATTAACAAGGAAAGCAAGCTTAGATTACCACTTGACGAAAGATT
The nucleotide sequence above comes from Ignavibacteriales bacterium. Encoded proteins:
- a CDS encoding SRPBCC family protein, whose protein sequence is MSTNKVSLHRVLRAAPEKVYRAFLDAEAVCKWFPPNGFTCNVHHLDAKIGGTYKMSFTNFSTGKSDSFGGKYIDLVPNELLAMTDEFDDPNLPGTMKTTVSLKKVFCGTEINIVQEGIPDSIPVEACYLGWQDSLILLAKLVEAEIND